The genomic DNA CTTGCACCCTCACTACTCTGTATAGCAGATCATTCTTAATCATATAATACGGCCCTGGGCCCTTAACTCTCCCCTCCACGGGGACCCCATTTACCTCGACTACTTCTTTACGAATATTGTGGTAtatgggatcattggcctgatcctgaccaaaaCTCCCGAGTGCAGTCCCCATTTGTCCAAATTCTGGGGGGGTCTATCTCTGTCTCCccctcagggaaagcccctggggaaCCAGGTCTAACAATAGGGTTGTTAATGACCAACTCCATCCCACTGTCGGTTAAGCCCCTTCTTTCCCCTACAAGTGTAGACTTTTGGTACTGGGTCAGGATCCTTGTCCTCCTCCTTTTATCTGCCCTCCATTCTCTCCGGGTCTTCCTGGACTTCCCCGGTGGGGAGAACAAATTCTGGCTAAACTCatggaaggctgggggagggttaCCTATCTGGGCTACACCCTGGGTCCCCGGGTCATCATTTTCTTCTACCTCTTCCCCGGGGAGTAGGCTATCAAATCCCGGGAAGTCTCGTCCGATAAGGACAGGGTAGGGGAGTTTCGGAACTACTCCCACCGTCAACTTAGTGGGGTTTCCGAGAACTTCTATTTTTACGGGGATGGTTGGATAATAGTTGACATCCCCATGCACACAGGATATTCCCGAGGGTTTGGCCCAGGATAGTCGGTCCTGCATGACCAGCTTCCCTGAGACTAATGTGATTGCACTTCCCGAGTTATTAATGCTGTGGTCTTTATACCATTCATCTTAACAGGCCTAGTGTATCTATGAGGGACGATCGCAACCTCGACTAGACTTACTAGATCACGTGGTCCCCCCATATCTCCCAGTTCACATTGCATAGGCTCTCCTAGATTTGGGCATTGGGCAACAATATGTCTCAATTTGCTACAGGCATAACAATGGTACCCCGCTTggggcagccccctatttttcgGGCTGCTGGGCTTTATTCCCCGAGTATTCCTCCCCCAGTCCTCAAGTCTCTCCAGGACCACCGGCTGCTTTtccacctccttcctcccctctatTGTCTGGCCTGGCGCTAGGGCAAACTGGGGTCTTGGCGCAGAGACTGGTCTCCGATTCTGGCGCCTTCCTTCCCCAGTGGTCCGAGAAAGTTCTTGGGCTGCTAAGTGTCTCTCTATGAGGGCAACTAATTCATCATAAGAGGAAGGATCATTCTGGCGGACCCACCCTCGTATGTCCAGCGGCAACCccctcatgtacctgtccaaCACCAGGATTTCCTCTACCTTCTCTGGCGCATGGGTCTCAGGGCGGAGCCACTTCCGGGCGAGATGGATCAGGTCAAATAGCTGGGACTTCGGTGCTTTGTCATCCCGGTACTTCCACTTGTGGAAGCGCTGGGCCCGAATGGCTGGCGTCACACCTGACCTTGCCAGGATTTCCGCCTTCAGCTGGgggtaatccatagctgcttctgTGGTCATGTCgaagtaggccttctgggcctccccacacaggaatggagccaggatgcctggccACTGGTCTTGGAGCCAGGTCTCCTGTAGTGCCGTCCTCTCGAATGCAAGTAGATATGCCTCTACATCGTCATCCGTTGTCATCTTCTGTAAATAGCTGCTTGCTCGTAGGGGCTGGGTCTCCTGGGACCCGCAAGTCAGCATGGACAGGGCTTTCaactggttcaccacttcatttaGGGCGGCTCGATCTTGGGCCGTCTGGTTCATCAGCAATTGGTTTGCCTCTTGTTGGACACGTACTGACACTTGCTGGGCTGCCATCTGTACCCTGATAGCCTCTTGTTGAGCCACAGTGGCCTGTATCAACATCTTCAGTACatcctcaatttttttttgttttggagttttgttttgttttttgcgaTTTACCTTGCCCTGAGATGGCTTGCCACACAGCCTCACTCACTATgacatcccactcctgacaccatGTGTGGCAAAGTACCTCCTTCTCCTCGGCAGGCTCAGgcctttttagccttggagagaCAGACTTGGGCAAAGCAAACTCTTCCAggtagcacagggtctggctaatccttccctcagtcaatcccttgtgcttgttttctccccttctggggacacAGCGCAGCCTTCCTTGCTGCAAAGGTTCAGAGCCTTGCGGCACCTAGCTTGCTGGCAGCTCCCCTGCTTCTCTcaccctcccccctgcttccatgccagggaggatttaaaaaggtctccagcagttggagccagctgaagctaattaattccctggtaacccctcttccagctgaaccttatttcctcCTCGTTATCTCTCCTCAATGGATTGGGAGCAGCCTTTTAACCCcttgggactaattactacccctccctttgtagccatttgtcctgggtttgccacacaGGGTATACATCCAGCTGCAATGCAAAGGCacacattgactccaatgggagcagaactgggctATATTGCTGTAGGTTAGTTCTAACAGCAGAATTAGGAGCTAGGAGGTTTCCTTTCCTGTTCTTTTACCAAGTGTCCCCAACCTACCAACAATACTTGGAGGCAGAACGTCTTGCAAATGTTTTTTtcaatttccccctctccctacccccgcccccacacactcTTGGGGCCTTGTGGCTTCAGTTACTGTGTGTGGAAGGACACAGAGGTGATGGAAGTGAGTGTGATTAAATAAGGAGAAAGCTTACTAAAGAGAGAGGGAATCAGGGATGAAGGGGAATTCCTGGTGGCAGAGGAGATGCTGAAACATGCTACACACCTTTGGGAGCTTTGCAATCTTGCACCTTGACACTCAGCTCGGTGAGGAACACGTCCTCTGCTGGCTCCTGAGcctcgctgctgaagaaaatctgAAAATGGAAAAGACCTTCTCTGGGAGCAGCTTCTGATTGGTCCCCACAGAGCGACCCTCTGTGACATCACAGTCATCTCTGCAGCAACCAGTTGTGATATCACAAAGAGGCTGTGACTTCATATGTGAAACAAGCAACCAAAGGCAAGGTACACACCAGGAAAAACAAAGTGATTTCATGCACATCTCCTTCGTTACAGGGGAAAACTAAGCTCTGGGAGAAAGGACAGCCCTGCACAGTCTGAGAAAACCTCCCTAGAGTTGTTTGATTCCATATTTCCTCACAGAACCTAAACAAAGTATCAGGGAGCTCAAGAACTTCCAGAAAGAGAACACGGAAGTGGCCAGTAATGTAAACAAGGGAGATTTCCCCTGGGGCACTGTACACCTCACCACCAAGTGTCATCTTGACTGAAGTGTGGGCCCCCACACAAGACCCCCAGTCCCTGTACCAGTATGCTGATTAGCTCTGAGGTATGTAAATTCCTGTTTGTGACACCTGAGTGCTGATAGAAATGCCCAGAGAGTCATCTGGCCATGAGTCTGCAACATAGAGGAGAAAAACTggggaataaaaataattttaaaataacaagaTCACCAGCTGTATGACATGAGGATCAAGTGAGGTGGGGGCAGGAACAATGCCAGAGTGATAGGAAGGAGATAAAGTTCTGTGAGGCACTGACAAGATGAGTTACTGGCCCCCTCTGGGGCTGATCCACAGAAGATAGCGAGACAcctggttctgttcccagctgatGGATCTAGTCCTTGAGGTAAAGTGGTAAAGGCAGCTCAAGTGTTTGGAGCCAGAAGCCCTGAATTCAGTTCCTGCTAATGATCTAACCAGGTGGTCTCATTAAAGTCCTTTGCTAATTGTTTTGGTCTCATGTCAGGTCTGACATTAATTCTGTTTCAGAGAAGATGACAGGAAAAAATGAAACGTTTCAGGAAATCCAAAGACCTTGCAGCAATCAGGTAGAGTCTGGCAAAGCCTCTCATGAGTCACCTGATTCCATATTTCATCACTGAATCTAAACTAAGGGAAGTCGTGCCCCTCGCGAGCAAACTTGGGTCCAGTTAAACAGGAACCTGGGACCCATTTGTGGTTCAGTGCCAAAAATCACATGAAATTAGTTCTTCTGCGTGGCCCTGAGGTGACCCAGATGGAGTCCAATGCTCCAACTCAGCTTCCTTATGAGATTTGGAGGATCACTAGAACCAGGAGCTCAGAGGGAACACTGGGGACTGGAGAGCTTGGCCAGCAAGCCCTCCTCCACACTGGGGATGTGAACTAGGCTGTGGTTTGGGGCTGCTGCTGGTGTGTTACGTAAAAGGGTGACAGACAAGGCACTGACCTTAATGGCGTAGATCTGGAAATAGACTGGCTGGATGCCCAGGCGCACGTAGTAAGCGATCACATCAATAATGAATGGGTCGGACATGGGgtgcatgctcagggaggagggctGTGTGGAAAGCACAGTTTGCATCACCTGCAGTCACTTCTCTGAAATCATCACTCAGATCCTTACTCCCTCTTGGTAAGTTACCACAATCAGGCACCTCCCCCCCTCACCcgtccctgccacacacacacacagagcgctcCATTTCTGCATGAAGATCAGTCAGAGCAAGACCACGGGGGAGGAGAGTCTTCTCCCTTCGACATCCCACCCAACTGCCCCGATCTGACAATGTTTTGAAAAAGCCAGGCAATGAGAGCTGCAAGTCCCTTACACAGGCAGGCTTTTCAGCAAATGCCTCATTTCATTAttttgcttccccctccccagttaCTAAGTTTGACCAAAGAAAATCTGCTGCAGTGAAGTGCCCCAGCATGGATACTACTCTTCATCCTTCCATCCTATCTGCTTCAGACCACAGAGTCTACCCACTGGGTGGAGGCAATGTGAgcccatttccaccccctccccaccaccatgcAGCCATCCCGCACGACTCCTCTTGGAATATTCTTAGAGGAATAAAAATGATCAAAAACCTGAACAAATCATTAAATATTGGGAAATCACAGCCCTGCAGACCCACACAAGCACAACCGTGCATCCCAAAATGTGTGGCACTCCTGCTCCGTATTTTCCACATGACTGGGAAAGTACAGAACTCAGCGAGAAACACAAGGTGGGGGCTTTTAGCCTCTGAGAAGTTCACTCAGAGGCCCCACTGTGGTTTCTGAGCCACTCGGCCCAAGCAGTGCACAAAAGGAAGGGTTCCCCCTCGTACCATGGTGGCCAGCTTGGGGATCATGTGACACAGTGTGTTGATGTTGCTCTCATACCAAGGGTCAGCTTTGCCCAGATACACAGCCAACTCGCAGAGCTCCATCTGGCCAGGTGTAGTATCATCCTGGAGGGGGAGAAACACACAGCACAGGAcagtcagctccttgcacctGCTTGTTATGCACAGAATAACATCCCTCAAGGAAAGGGTTAAAGACACCAGAAGCTAAGCAAACAACTGCTTTTACTGGGATGCAATCTTGCTATTAACCAAACCGTCTCCCTCTGTgtgtatgtctactctgcaatctgaggtgtgactgcagctatCGCAGTGTAGATGCAGTGGCTTCAGCAATGCTAGTACATACCCGATGTCCTCCGCATGTTTGCAGAGCCCGCATGGAAACCCATGCCACTGCATCTAAACTGCTATTTTTTGCTGTACCAGAGCAGTTAATGCAGGTGCAGGTACATGTGCTTCACACCTGGtggaggatatgtctacacactGCAATTGGAAAGTGTGCTTGCTGCACGTGTAGACATTCCCAAGCAAGCTCTGATCTGGCTGGGTCAAAGCTAGCTCAAGTCTATAGATCAAAGCTAGATCAGgaaacaatagcagtgaagccgtGCCAACACAGACAGCTTATTGAGCTAACCCTGCCCACACAGCACCCTGAGTACATAACCGAGTGGCTGCTGCCCGTACTGCCGCAGCTTTGCTGTTACTgttacccaagctagctttgaactagctagatcaaagcccGCTCCAGGTAcatctacacatgctgcagtcacacctttcaaacacagtgtagacagaccctcagTAACCTCCCGATCGTACCCCCTCTCCACTGTGCAGTCTCACTGGTCGGTTTATGACCCTCATGGAGTCGTGTCAAATTTTGATGGtcagcttttgggggcaggggctgcgtcTTTGCTTGCTTGTGTGGAGCAGCTCAAATATTTTCTGCAGCTCCAGGTGCTCCAGAATAAAGACAGTTCACTAATAATACGTGCACATGCTGTCAGGATATCCTGCCATTTCTAGGGCAAATTTAGACTGCCAAAAGCTGTAAATGTTTATTGGTTTCCAACGGGGACCATGATAGCATCGCAGCCTTGTGCTGATCCAAACAGTATCCTCCCTGTTTCCGGCTGTCCCAACTTCTAACCTCATTTAGACCTGATCCTGCCATGAGCTCCGTGCCAAAAGACTCTCGAGTCCCCATGAGAccacactgatgtcaatggccTCTGTGGGGACACAGGGGTCCGATGCATGGAGCCTGTTGCAGGATCCGGCCTTCAGTAAATAATGCTGTTCACTTATAGCAATTTTCATCCAAAgaactcaaagcacttcacaagcaTGGAGATCATTAGACTGACAGGTCTTTGGATAGAGACCACCTTTATGTTCTGTATTTGTGCAGCAGCTAGTGCAAtgaggtcctgctccatgactggtgctacaaataataatagtatcaccgttttacagatggggaaactgaggcacagtgaagggaagtgatttgcccatggcCAGACAACATGTCAGTGGCAAAGCAAGAAACAGGTCCCATGTCTTTGATGCCACATATCCCCCCAGTACAGGCACAGACTCTCAGAAGGAAAATAGACTAATTTTCACTGCTGTAGCATTTGATTGGAAGCAGGGATcagccaaaacaaaaaactgtgtTTCTCTGCAAAGACCCTATGCATGATCCTAAGCTCCTTCTACAGTCCCAGAGTAGCTGGATGCATCCGTTAAAATGCCAGCAACAAAATAGGTCATGTTGAGATTTTAAATATCATCACTAGGTTTCAGAGTCAACACCCCATTTGGACAAACTAAACCATTCATACCTTGCTCAGAGCTAtgatttcaggctgtctgcagactcagccaGACAGCCCTGAATTGGGTCCCATTTGGCAGGTTTTTTCAGAGCCATAAGGGCTAAACACAAAATCTTAAATCCTATAGAAACCTGGTGGGACCCCAGAGAAATATTCCAACCAGCTCAATCCAAGCCCTGGCAGCCCCTCTGCAAGACTGTGAGCAGAAAGAAGGTATGGTCCCTGCTACGTGATTGCTCACCTGAGTGGGCGAGGTGTCTGTCTGCCCCTCCATAACAGGGACATAATAGAACTGCAGGTTCAGCCTTGGCGTCAGAAAAACACGTCTGGTTTCTCGTTTCCTTGAAGTACAAAAAATACATTCGTTTTTAAAGTTACAATGTTTGCTAAAGCCAACCACAGCTGACTACTTCAGGGGAATGGGAGCCCACAGCTGCATCCTGGTAGGGCCCCAAAGTTCAACAGCATTGCTCCCTCAGCATGGGGACACTTTCCACCTCTAATCTCCTCAGGGCTCTGTGCTCTCCACATTCCTTTCCTATCGCGTCTGGGCTACATTACTATAGCATCTGAGCAGGTCACAATCTCTATTTACCCTTTCAGCAGCCCTATGAGGCAGAGCAGTGCAGTCATCAACATACCGACCTGGAAGTGGGGTATCTTAGGTCCCTTAGGATgtcccgggggggtggggggagaatgggaacagggTCATGAGTCCCgggcaagtgccctaaccatggtactatccttcctccctctcctcccaccagCTCTGCTCTTTAGGCTCACCGACGGCTGGCATGTCGGGCCTTACCACATGTTAATACAGATCCACGCTCACCGTGCGGCGCTGTGGCCTTCTCTAGTGTGTGGgcatggggggaggtgggggggtgtcACAGAGAGGTCTGTGGGCTGGAAAATGTTTGGTTTGTCCCAggtggaaaatttcaacttttcatcaaaaaaataaaaacgtCAGGAGTGAAAACTTTTCAGTTGTTGCTGCCTCAAAAATCTAATTTTCCATCGAAAAAGAAGTTCTCACATGGAAATGTTTGACCAGCCCCATTTACATTTTTTGCTGCAGCCTTTGAACTAACAGCACTAGGCCTGTCACCTCAGGTAGCTGCGGAGCCTGCTTTGAATGCCAATGGGTCAGTCCTGGCTCCTGTTAATGCCAGAATCCCACCACAtcccttcctgctgctcccagATCATCCTTCCCCTTTGAGGCTGTGGCCCACCACAGACATGGTGCCTCTGAGGCCTGAGCCTCTGGTGTTACCTAACAGGAGAGGCGAGTCCCATGAAGCTCTCATACTAgcccaccccctaccccttccATTCTGGGCTCCCTCTTTCCCTTCCTCTGTTAACAAGTGGTGGCGTGAGGTGGGAGCAGCCTGTACCTATCCCGCCCCTGTTGCAAAACCTGTACTGGACAATCCTCCTCAGTATTAGCCATCACTGCACCCTGCATAGAAACACCTCCCCTCCTAGGAGGCTGTAGCCTTACCTCAGTGAGTAATAGGCTTGGGCCAGTCGCCCCAAGACCCTGTCATCCCCCAGAACCACAATCCGGGCAGTGTACAGTCTGTGGAGGTGAGGCATGGGCACCATGCTGTCGTCAGATTTCCTGTGCAGCTTCCCAGATTGCTTTGCCCCTGGGCCAttgcagctgttctgcagcaAGGCCATGCTTTCCAAAAGGCATGCCTTTTTCTTAATGCCGCCCTTCCTCTGGAGCCTGGCATGCTCCACGTCAGTGCTGCTGGGCGGCAGCAGCTCCTCGCCTACCACAGGAAGGTCCCGTTCAATTCCGCTGTCGGTGGAGAGCACGGAGAAGCGGGTCTGTTCGCAGCAGTCACAGTCAGACACAATGTCCTGGATCTCAAAGTTGTCCAGTTCCTGGCTCAGGCAGTCCTGCTCGCAAGTCCGCGACAATGGGCGGATGAACAGCACCAGCTCTTTCCCTGCGGGGGGGAGGAAAGCCCTTAGGTGATGAAGGCCAGGTGCACAGGTGGAAGTCATCCCCGGGCCAAGGCCAGTGGGATCCATGGGTGCTCAGGCCATTggtggatttagatgcctaactttaggctctGCATCCTCGATCCAAAGCCCAGTAATGTCTGTGGAGTATTTCCATTTGCCCCAGTGGGCTTTGGGCCAGGCCAAACGATCTGAACATTGGCCCCTCTGTCTGCTGAAATACCACTAGAACAAACGCTAACCCCATTGCCTCCCTGCTTTTCACACCTGGAGCACGTGCTTTCATTAGTCATGGAAGAGAGGCCAAAAGAAACGGGGGGAGCCCATACAGCACAGGCGGGCACTGGGCAAGTGGGGTTCACACCAGCTACCTCTATACAGGCATGacaatgcacctcagtcctgatccATAGctgcccctgctattccagccctgggccctgagaCACCTCTCCCAATAGAGCTAAGTCTGGCCCTGTGGATCCTCACTGCTATCCCACTTGTGGGCCTTTCCCAAACAGAATTGGCCAGTCAAATCAACGATCCAATAGCCTCTCACCAAATCCTCAAGAAGGAAAGAGAGCAAGGCCACCCCAAACCCAGCACAGGACTCTGCCTCTGCCTCATATGCAAACCAGCACACCCAGTGTGTCAGTGATGCTCCATCAGTGTCAATATTTCAGTCCCTTTCCCCAGCGATACGTTTACTGTTCATACACACACTTCAGCATCAATCAAAGCAGGTAAACCTGGCTCATCCTACTACCTACCCAGCCTGTACCTCCAGCCAGGTCTTCCACCTAGACCCTGCTTCTGCATCCTCCCTGACCCAGGCTCTTCTGCAGGAGCCTCTCTACTCCCGGCAGCCCTCACCTTAAGTGAGCTGCTTACTGGCCTCCTCTGCtcagcccacacacacacacacacaccccatgacaGGAAAGCTTAGTGCATTAACCCAACAAACTGTGCTGCCAATCCCCTGCTCTGGAACCGGGAGAAATAAAACTTGCCTCCCAACCATCTGAGCCAATTTACAACCCGTTATTTGGCAAATGCTTCTCAGACTATTAGACATCATCAGGGTTTCATTTCAGTCACTTAAGGGCACTTACAAAGCTGGTCTTCATCAGTCCACAAGTGGAAGCTGATATTCGGGTTGGGCAGTGGGGTGCCGTGGAGCCCTCCTGGTGAACTGCCTCCTGCAGGAAGGGGAAGCACTCGGTTAACAAGGGTCCTTATCTGCATCTAGCACAGCCCAGCCAGCAATTTGGTAGATGAAAAGAAACTGCCCATTAAACATGAGGGAGCAGCCAATTTTCCCACACACCTGCACTGGAAAAACCCTCCAACAATTTGCTCAAGGTTGAGTTCTTCTAAGCCCCAatcagtccaggggcccaactcataaCTGGGAAGAACTGCTAAACCCTCTCACCAGTTCCATAAAACTTTAGACCAGGCTCAAAACAGCAGAGCGTCTCATAGCATCAGGGGCTTAAATaagactttcttttaaaaaatattactcaGCGATGCATTGGAAATGCAGCACTGTGGGTGCACAACGATTAATCAACTGTCATTCAAATATATGCCCATGCAGTTCACCAGAGCCCCATGTACATCTTGGAATGCTTCATGTATGGCCTAATGGTATTAATGTGCCTTCTACCAGTATATTTTATTCCCTGTCCCATACAGGGGTAAGCTATATTAGTGCAAATGCCTTTATACCCGtagaactgcatccacactagaagGGCTGTAGGCTTTAACTGTACCAACATAGTTACAGCAGTGCCACTTGAGTGTGTATGCAAGGCCTTAGCATCCCAGTCACTCTGGAAATGGTGAACTTGCACTGCTAGGATTCAGGAAAGTTTAGTCCACCACAGACACTGTTCAGATTGCCATGAACTCGGTAGCCACAGCTGTTCCTGGGACTTGTGCCCTCAATGGACTTCCCAGCCCCTTGATTCCTATGCGTTTGGAGTAGACAGCATATTTACCTCCTGCTGAGGAGTTCAGCACCATGCTGTAGATTTTCTGCAGCCTCTCAGCGTGCCGGCCGCGGTCTGCATTCGTCTCACTTCCTGTACACTCAACGGCTGCCGCCACTTCCCGGAAACAGTGCTCTAGCTCAGCTGTGGGCTTATTCTGTCACAGAGAGATGCTATTAATAACCCGAGGGTGTGAACATGAGGCATATGGAAGGGGGAGACTAAAAAAACATCCACTTTGTTTTGCTAGACTGAAGCCCAACCCCATCATTGCACAGCCGCTGAAATAAAAGAGACCATTAAATAGCATTAAACTCTCAGGGTGCATCCACACCGCAAAAACAGACCTATGGCAGCAAATCTTAGAACCCgactcag from Gopherus flavomarginatus isolate rGopFla2 chromosome 12, rGopFla2.mat.asm, whole genome shotgun sequence includes the following:
- the PIK3R6 gene encoding phosphoinositide 3-kinase regulatory subunit 6 isoform X3, producing the protein MMTQGVLYQRMIISEQSLKSDPYPYQERVFIFADADVLSKAVCNSLVTEAKAAQMYQNPRSCMCYVITRAVQAALGEDCDVESFQRILQNKPTAELEHCFREVAAAVECTGSETNADRGRHAERLQKIYSMVLNSSAGGGSSPGGLHGTPLPNPNISFHLWTDEDQLWKELVLFIRPLSRTCEQDCLSQELDNFEIQDIVSDCDCCEQTRFSVLSTDSGIERDLPVVGEELLPPSSTDVEHARLQRKGGIKKKACLLESMALLQNSCNGPGAKQSGKLHRKSDDSMVPMPHLHRLYTARIVVLGDDRVLGRLAQAYYSLRKRETRRVFLTPRLNLQFYYVPVMEGQTDTSPTQDDTTPGQMELCELAVYLGKADPWYESNINTLCHMIPKLATMPSSLSMHPMSDPFIIDVIAYYVRLGIQPVYFQIYAIKIFFSSEAQEPAEDVFLTELSVKVQDCKAPKDHMQTKKKTTLEVPGADLAVMYSKVLLSNRKKEVEVLLRSTGLVMKAIPSSETEDLACLNVNIAEVVKTSNLSGRSFSSATNKIRTRNIKIQSMEQRTFNLCLDKNFRRTYTNVVGVEVSPCLEPSYCLHKTRKMKFSLHEPEDVGLAKYMPKSLLLPINTFAGIIQ